One Leisingera sp. M658 genomic window carries:
- the ccoO gene encoding cytochrome-c oxidase, cbb3-type subunit II produces MSILDKHKILETNATLLLICSFLVVTIGGLVQIAPLFYLENTIEKVEGMRPYTPLELAGRDIYIREGCYVCHSQMIRPMRDEVERYGHYSLAAESMYDRPFQWGSKRTGPDLARVGGRYSDEWHVDHLRNPQAVVPESVMPKYGFLERKRVDGKYIGDVMATNAMLGTPYTDGMIEAAQADFRAQADPDSDYDGLLERYGEKVNVRNFDGQPGVSEADALIAYLQMMGTLVDFSTFTPDASR; encoded by the coding sequence ATGTCCATTCTCGACAAACATAAGATCCTCGAGACCAACGCGACCCTGTTGCTGATCTGCAGCTTCCTGGTTGTGACCATCGGCGGCCTGGTGCAGATCGCACCGTTGTTCTACCTGGAAAACACCATTGAGAAGGTGGAGGGCATGCGCCCTTACACCCCTCTCGAACTGGCGGGCCGTGACATCTACATCCGTGAGGGCTGCTATGTCTGCCACAGTCAGATGATCCGCCCGATGCGTGATGAGGTCGAACGCTACGGCCACTACTCGCTGGCGGCAGAGTCGATGTACGACCGTCCGTTCCAGTGGGGCTCCAAGCGGACCGGGCCGGATCTGGCCCGTGTCGGCGGCCGCTACTCGGATGAGTGGCATGTGGACCACCTGCGCAATCCGCAGGCCGTGGTGCCGGAATCGGTGATGCCGAAATACGGCTTTCTTGAGCGTAAGCGGGTCGACGGCAAATACATCGGCGACGTGATGGCGACCAATGCGATGCTGGGCACCCCCTACACGGACGGGATGATCGAGGCCGCTCAGGCCGACTTCCGCGCCCAGGCAGATCCCGACAGCGACTATGACGGGCTGCTGGAGCGTTACGGCGAGAAGGTCAATGTGCGCAACTTCGACGGCCAGCCGGGGGTATCCGAGGCCGATGCGCTGATCGCTTATCTGCAGATGATGGGCACGCTGGTCGACTTCTCGACCTTCACCCCGGACGCGAGCCGTTAA
- a CDS encoding cbb3-type cytochrome c oxidase subunit 3, giving the protein MEFYTLLRQFADSWMLLFLFTFFIGVVVWAFRPGSTKVYQDTADIPFRHDDAPAPAAGADEPAETKEARA; this is encoded by the coding sequence ATGGAATTCTATACACTCCTCAGGCAATTTGCGGACAGCTGGATGCTGCTGTTCCTGTTCACCTTCTTTATCGGTGTGGTGGTCTGGGCGTTCCGCCCGGGCAGCACCAAGGTTTACCAGGACACCGCCGACATCCCGTTCCGGCATGATGATGCACCGGCGCCTGCTGCAGGTGCTGACGAACCCGCCGAGACCAAGGAGGCGAGGGCATGA